The genomic interval ATGGTTGCGGGCCAGGGCACGCCGGACCAGGCGCCGGCCCGGATGATGGCGTATCGACATCCGGAGGCGTTTGCGAAGATCATCGACGCCGTTGTCGCGAACTCGATCGACTATCTGCTAGCGCAGCTCGCCGCCGGCGCCGATGCGTTGCAGATCTTCGATACCTGGGCCGGCGTGCTGCCGCCGGCGGAATTTTTGCGCTGGTCGGTCGAGCCGACGCGGCGGATCGTCGAGGGCGTCCGCGCCAAGGCGCCGGATGCAAAAATCATCGGCTTCCCGCGGGGCGCCGGCGCGCTGCTGCCGGGCTATGTGGAGACGACCGGGGTCAACGCAGTCAGCATCGACTGGACCGCGGAGCCGTCCTTCATCCGCGAGCGCGTGCAGTCAAAAGTCGCAGTCCAAGGCAATCTTGATCCGCTGGTGCTGATCACTGGTGGCGATGCGCTGAATCGTTCGGTCGACGACGTGCTCGCGAATTTCGGCAAGGGACGGCTGATCTTCAATCTCGGCCACGGCATCCAGCCGGAAACGCCGATCGCGCATGTCGAGCAGATGCTGAAGCGCGTGCGGGGCTGAAGCTTCGCTCTTTGTTCCAGGCATGATCTTTTCGGAAAACCGCTGCGCACTTTTCCGGATCATGCCTTAGCGCGGCCTGCTGCGCTCGATGATCTCGGCCGCACCCTTGGCCAGCAGATCGAGGCCGACGGCACGGCCGAGCTCGCGCGG from Bradyrhizobium arachidis carries:
- the hemE gene encoding uroporphyrinogen decarboxylase codes for the protein MTQSPAKPFIDVLSGQRQATPPVWMMRQAGRYLPEYREVRAKAGGFLDLCFTPELAAEVTLQPIRRFNFDAAIIFSDILVIPYALGRSVRFEVGEGPRLDPLDDPDKVKSLAPRADFTKLEPVFEALRIVRRALDPKIALIGFCGAPWTVATYMVAGQGTPDQAPARMMAYRHPEAFAKIIDAVVANSIDYLLAQLAAGADALQIFDTWAGVLPPAEFLRWSVEPTRRIVEGVRAKAPDAKIIGFPRGAGALLPGYVETTGVNAVSIDWTAEPSFIRERVQSKVAVQGNLDPLVLITGGDALNRSVDDVLANFGKGRLIFNLGHGIQPETPIAHVEQMLKRVRG